A genomic window from Equus caballus isolate H_3958 breed thoroughbred chromosome 5, TB-T2T, whole genome shotgun sequence includes:
- the ETV3 gene encoding ETS translocation variant 3 produces MKAGCSIVEKPEGGGGYQFPDWAYKTESSPGSRQIQLWHFILELLQKEEFRHVIAWQQGEYGEFVIKDPDEVARLWGRRKCKPQMNYDKLSRALRYYYNKRILHKTKGKRFTYKFNFNKLVMPNYPFINIRSSGVVPQSAPPVPTASSRFHFPPLDTHSPTSDVQPGRFSASSLTTSGQESSNGPDRKVELSELEDGSAADWRRGVDLMSSRNAVVGGGIGHQKRKPDIMLPLFTRPGMYPDPHSPFAVSPIPSRGGVLNVPISPALSLTPTIFSYSPSPGLSPFTSSSCFSFNPEEMKHYLHSQACSVFNYHLSPRTFPRYPGLMVPPLQCQMHPEESTQFSIKLQPPPVGRKNRERVESSEESAPVTAPTMAPVPPRIKVEPASEKDPESLRQSAREKQERPQEEGTVPSRTIEEEKSPIFARPAARSSWPSVPSTPSEESLEMTEDSEDRPGKEPSAPEKKEDALMPPKLRLKRRWNDDPEARELSKNGKFLWNGSGPRGLATAAADA; encoded by the exons ATGAAAGCGGGCTGTAGCATCGTGGAAAAGCCAGAAGGAGGTGGAG GGTATCAGTTTCCTGATTGGGCCTATAAAACAGAGTCATCCCCGGGCTCCCGGCAGATCCAGCTGTGGCACTTcatcctggagctgctgcagaAGGAAGAGTTCCGCCATGTCATCGCCTGGCAGCAGGGAGAGTACGGGGAATTTGTCATCAAGGATCCAGATGAGGTGGCCCGCCTCTGGGGCCGCAGGAAATGCAAACCACAGATGAATTATGACAAGCTGAGCCGGGCCCTCAG ATACTATTACAACAAGAGGATCCTTcataaaacaaaagggaaaaggtTTACTTATAAATTTAACTTCAACAAACTGGTGATGCCCAACTACCCGTTCATCAACATTCGGTCAAGTG GTGTGGTTCCCCAGAGCGCGCCACCAGTGCCAACAGCTTCTTCCCGGTTCCATTTCCCACCTCTGGACACCCATTCTCCAACTAGTGATGTGCAGCCAGGGCGGTTCTCTGCTAGCTCGCTAACCACTTCTGGCCAGGAGTCGAGTAATGGCCCTGATAGAAAGGTGGAGCTTTCGGAGCTGGAGGATGGCTCAGCCGCTGACTGGCGCCGGGGCGTGGATCTCATGTCCTCCCGGAATGCTGTTGTTGGAGGGGGGATTGGCCATCAGAAACGCAAGCCTGACATAATGCTTCCTCTGTTCACTAGGCCAGGGATGTATCCTGACCCGCACAGTCCCTTCGCTGTCTCTCCAATCCCTAGCCGTGGAGGTGTCCTTAATGTTCCCATTTCACCAGCCCTCTCCCTGACGCCCACCATCTTCTCCTATAGCCCGTCACCAGGCCTGAGCCCCTTCACCAGCAGCAGTTGCTTTTCCTTCAACCCTGAGGAAATGAAACACTACCTGCATTCTCAAGCGTGTTCTGTGTTCAACTACCATCTGAGTCCCCGGACATTTCCCCGTTACCCAGGGCTCATGGTTCCGCCACTGCAGTGCCAAATGCATCCTGAGGAGTCAACCCAGTTTTCTATCAAGCTGCAGCCCCCGCCAGTTGGGCGAAAGAACCGGGAGAGGGTAGAGAGCAGCGAGGAGTCGGCACCTGTCACTGCTCCCACCATGGCTCCTGTCCCCCCGAGAATTAAGGTGGAGCCAGCCTCTGAAAAGGATCCTGAGAGTCTCAGGCAGTCGGCACGAGAGAAGCAGGAACGCCCTCAAGAAGAGGGCACTGTGCCAAGCAGGAccatagaagaggaaaaaagcccCATCTTTGCCCGCCCAGCTGCACGGTCCTCTTGGCCCTCTGTACCCAGCACCCCAAGTGAAGAATCCCTCGAGATGACTGAAGACAGTGAGGACAGGCCTGGCAAAGAGCCCAGTGCccctgagaagaaagaagatgCCCTGATGCCCCCCAAGCTTCGGTTGAAGCGGCGCTGGAATGATGACCCTGAAGCCCGAGAGCTGAGTAAGAATGGCAAGTTCCTCTGGAATGGGTCAGGACCCCGGGGCTTGGCAACGGCAGCTGCTGATGCTTAG